From one Gracilibacillus salinarum genomic stretch:
- a CDS encoding N-acetylmuramoyl-L-alanine amidase: MKKLLILTMLSIIVIFSMSYILYANDAEIDGENLNVRTGPGTDYEVITQVNAPETYPILQQEGDWVQIDLGDQQGWIHQDYMNEITASSEQAEEESEVTDQEPQQENTVTSSNEDEEDVMPVASTYSGKGLSGKIIVLDPGHGGRDVGAIGVSGAYESHYTLRTAHILQELLEQYGAKVYLTRDQDRYVPLSSRTTFANLKEADVFLSIHYNSTPELPEVTGIDTYYYSERDRKLANYVHQNMVSASGMDDRGFQQRDLQVLRINHRPSVLLELGFVSNEEEEKKVQSRAYLESVSRGIINGLQLYFQ, from the coding sequence TTGAAAAAACTATTAATCCTAACGATGCTTAGTATTATTGTTATTTTCTCTATGTCTTACATACTTTATGCAAACGATGCCGAAATTGATGGTGAAAATTTAAATGTTCGAACCGGTCCAGGTACTGACTATGAAGTGATAACACAAGTAAATGCTCCCGAAACATACCCGATCCTGCAACAAGAGGGTGATTGGGTGCAGATTGATCTTGGTGATCAACAAGGTTGGATTCACCAGGACTACATGAATGAAATAACTGCTTCATCAGAACAGGCAGAAGAAGAATCGGAAGTAACGGATCAAGAACCGCAACAGGAGAACACAGTGACTTCATCAAATGAGGATGAGGAGGACGTAATGCCGGTTGCCAGCACATACAGCGGCAAAGGATTATCAGGAAAAATTATTGTTCTGGATCCAGGTCATGGAGGTAGAGATGTAGGAGCGATTGGTGTATCTGGCGCTTATGAGAGTCACTATACCTTACGAACCGCTCACATTCTCCAAGAATTGTTAGAGCAATATGGCGCGAAAGTGTATTTAACAAGGGATCAGGACAGGTATGTTCCACTATCAAGCAGGACTACCTTTGCCAATTTAAAAGAAGCGGATGTCTTTCTCAGTATCCATTACAACAGTACACCAGAATTACCTGAAGTAACGGGAATCGACACGTATTATTATTCAGAACGTGACAGAAAACTAGCCAATTATGTTCACCAGAATATGGTTTCAGCATCAGGGATGGATGATCGTGGTTTCCAACAAAGAGATTTGCAAGTATTACGAATTAACCATCGACCATCCGTATTGCTTGAGTTAGGGTTTGTTTCTAATGAGGAAGAAGAAAAGAAAGTGCAGTCAAGGGCTTATTTAGAATCTGTCAGCAGAGGCATTATCAATGGATTGCAGTTATATTTTCAGTAG
- the dtd gene encoding D-aminoacyl-tRNA deacylase — MKVVLQRAKNASVVVENEVVGKIDDGYVALIGVTHDDQEADIDYLVNKTANLRIFEDENGKMNLSLKDVSGGVLSISQFTLYGDTRKGRRPNFMQAAKPDQALSLYQQFNEKLRAEGIHVETGQFGEMMDVSFTNVGPVTIILDSEDAKKK; from the coding sequence ATGAAAGTAGTACTTCAACGAGCAAAAAACGCATCAGTCGTCGTTGAGAATGAAGTGGTCGGTAAGATTGATGATGGCTATGTGGCACTCATAGGTGTAACACATGATGATCAAGAAGCCGACATTGACTATCTTGTCAACAAAACGGCGAATCTCCGTATTTTTGAAGATGAAAATGGTAAAATGAACTTATCATTAAAAGATGTAAGCGGCGGTGTTCTTTCAATTTCGCAGTTTACCTTATATGGAGATACAAGAAAGGGAAGAAGGCCAAACTTCATGCAAGCAGCGAAACCTGACCAGGCACTTTCCTTATATCAGCAATTCAATGAGAAATTACGTGCAGAGGGAATTCATGTCGAAACGGGACAATTCGGAGAGATGATGGATGTATCTTTTACAAACGTCGGACCAGTCACGATTATCTTAGACAGTGAAGATGCAAAAAAGAAATAA